ctttttatttttctcttttttattttgagaataaactgttttacattttttttgaataaattacAAATTCATCACCGAGAACCTTCAATTTTAAAGAAATTCTAAAATTCTACCACTACTGCACTACAGTACAGGCACAAATTAAAAAACATGAAAATCACAGCGGAACAATCCACAGCAGTCTAATTTGCTATAGCCCGGTCACAAATGTCACATTAGTTACGGCACTTTAATTCTAGGTACTTACATGTCCCTTCTCCCGAGCTATATCGAGCGGTGAACGGCCACGATCAACTGGGTTAGTGGGGTCCGCACCCATGCCGACCAAGATCTCTACCGTCCGACGGTTCCCGTTAGCCGCCGCTATGTACAACGCCGTCCGACCGTCGTTACTCCTCGCGTCCATATCCGCTCCCGCTCCAATTAACAACTCAACGCACCTTGCGTTCCCTCTACTTGCTGCCACGTGCAACGCCGTACGCCCCTCCTTATCTTTCCCATCCAACGTCCCTAGCCCCTCTCGTATGATCTCCTCCGTCCGATCAAACGCAGCCGCCACGTGTAGCTTCGTCCACCCCTTCGATTCCCACTTCGCGACACGCGCGTCGTCTATCTTTAACCCTGATTCGATCAGCAAGTCAGTCACGGCCTCCGAGTTGCTCGACTCGCCGGCCATTCGGAGCAGCGACTCAGCCTCCGCCGGCGGCAACCCGGAAACAACCGATTTCTGGCGCTTGATCAATTTCGCTACTGCGTCGTAGTCTCCAAGGGCCACGGCGCGGAGGAGGAGAACGGGGCCCACGAAGGCGACCTTGAGTTTGAGGTCGCGCGTGGAGTTGGGGGGCGCTGAGGAGAAGAGTGAGTTGACGGACTCGGGGCGGGTGGACTCAGTGGCGGGTAAGGTTTTGATGAGGAAGCGATCGGAGGGGGAGCGGGGGAATGAGGAGGGAAGCTGGGACTGGGGCTTGAGGACGACTTGGAAAgcggaggaggaggagggagAGATGACGCCAAAGGGTGGACTGACGAGGAACTTATGGGGAGAAGATGTTTGGACTTTGAAGGCCACGGCGGTGGTGGAGGTGAGGGAGGTCAGGCGGACGGTGGCTCGGCATTTACGATTCAGTGCGAAGTCTATGAGCACCTCTTGCTCCGACAGTTCCACTAGTCTATCCATCGCACAAttaaccagagagagagagagagagagagagggagagcacAAGTCGTATATATAGCGGGTCTGAAGCCTGAACTAAGCTTGCTGAGCTGGTGTGATGGCGGGGGGAAGGATTCTGGGCCTCTGTAAGCACGTGTTCCGCGGGACCCAGGTAGGGTATTGGAGGGCCGTGATAGGTTTAGACTTTAGTCCGCCCGTGATTTAATGAGCCCACAGTCACTTTTCGAAAGGAAATTATTCTCGCGCGGAATTCCAACACAGTTGGAGTTGAATTCGAGTACTCAACGTGAATACACCCCTTAGTAAATAGTGAATCAGTGATTTTAATTCTTAGATGATTTCGCTTTGTATGATGTTTTATTGTGGAAGAGGCTGCCTAAGGAAGAATATTTTAAATCAGCTTACGAAAAAGTTATATTTGTAAGAGGTCTCATATGTTGAATTTTTCACTTGAACTCAATTTTGTAAAATCTAtagttatatttatttttttgttaaaattttggCATATGCCTAAATATTAAGCCTGAATTCTTCAATGCAACAATGGCCGATTCACAAATCACACCTAGgggcaagatatatatatatatatatatatatatatatattgtttaaaatattttattttttctagctAAATTATCGAGtattttaacattaattaataacaaaatgaaaaaattaattgATCAAAATCATGGGTAATTCCAGAAAATTATATGTATGGAAGAAATTTAATCTTCTTGAAGATTCAATTCCAATTTCACTCACAAGAACACACTCCCCCCCCgggcattctctctctctctctctctctctctctctctctctctctctcccgcacTCTCTCTTCAATTTGTACTCCGAAACTAAGCTGAATCGACGATCAGATACCACCATGAGGTCCTGACTTCAATTCTGAGCAAGTTAATTGGAGCAAATTTTTGATTTGGGATCCTAGCCACCACTCTAAGGTTAAGGTGAGAAGTACAAATTATGtttattgttttaaaaatttaatcgattaaattgtaatatttaattattaaattgtagtatttgattatattaaatttttggaaatattcttgaGATTAAATTAACACGAtaggattatattagatttttgattaaattgtaatatttaattattaaattgtagtatttgattatattaaatttttggaaatattcttgagattaaattaaactacacgataggattatattagatttttgaaaatattcctgGGATTAAATTTGTGATGCCTTGATTTTtcaaccattatatatatatatatatatatatatatatttgataccgttataataataataataaagtcaacccggacccaagaTGGGTACCCGGGGATACCCCTGTCCATATAAATATACTGTTCATGTAGTGGAAAAATATAATACTTCTAATCCTTATGTacagtgactcactcgaaaaatgagcaactcgaaagctatcccaagtataggagttctatcgtgtaatattaaatcCAAGGggtagatcgtctcctcagggaatgcgtttaatctcagattttacgttcttccaatcaaaattaaaaatgcactgaacttagttcagattcgggtttttcaagatggttcaatttcacttttgacaaattaaatgacacgcaatttaaaactctaaactaacattcactaaattaaaaagtaagaatggaaaccctaacctacttaaggaaacatcggagcacacactaattaaagatggtaattttgaacatggaattaaaaacacactatggaactcaatcaacacatacgtgcgcaataaaaatcggatctttaacacgaatcaagaatgcgaattaaaattaaaatatcaatcaacctaaacgataacgggacacaataaaaacacgaactctgtatgttatttttttctttttctttattgttatttttcaagaaataaaatagaatttaaattgaAAGATTGATAAAAAGccactaatttaaatataataataacttgaattaaaaacaagataagtaaataaagagagaattaaacttcaaaagaaattaaaaccacttgaacaatattcaaataaactccaagaatttaataaataactaaacaaataaaaacaacaaaacatTAAGTTGCAATGAAAATTAAacggaagaaaagaaaagaagaaagaggagagagagaaagagtataAAACAGAGCATGGAGTTGCAGGGAGTCTTGTGTTGCTGGAGTTGCAGGGAGCTGGCTGGTCTACAGAGGTTGTTGCAGCTGTGCTCGGGTTGAAGCTGTAGTTGCATATGATGGTTGGCCACTGCTGTGTGTTGGTGAAATTCCTGCAGCAGTTGGTCTGTCTCGGGTTGCAGCAACTGGTGTGCTCGAGTCTGCTGTTAGGAAGAGGAGGCCTCGGTGGCTGGCCAGAAGGATGTTGCTGTGTGTGGTGCGTGGCAGCAAGGGGCTATTGTGTTGTCGGGTCTGGGGCGAGCAGTTGCTGAAGAGGAGAGCCGCCAAAAGCTGCTCTGGAGTCTGCTGTGCTTCGGTTGTGGCTGGGAAACAAGAGGAACAGAGGGATACaggggaagaggaagaaggaaagggGAAAGAACAGAGGGGGAAAGgaggaaagagaagagagaacgAGAAGGAGAAAAACAACAACTGAAAAAATACCaaacccaagaagaagaagaagaagaagaagaagaaagagaagaagaagaacaagaacagaggcagcgtgagagagagagagagaggctgcaCTAGAGGAGGGatttaaaaagagagaaaaaagaagaagaagccctacccaattagccaacccgacccggctatgtatggccgggtcacatcaactatccattttttttcattttatttgttctctgttcattgcaaattatgCTCTTTTGGgtcctgtatctcacaaaactcaaaacacgaaagttgtagatgatccttttctctttctctaaaaatttgaatcgtctcgatcagagcttggacagaaaagttatgcacaaaatacgaacaggtattggttttgattcccgggaattttcccgcgacaaaaaattaccaaaatctcataaatagtgcaataaagtttaagaatgattattttggcattttattaaaatattgaataaatttagacatttaattaaaaatataaacggtaaaacccgggttaaacgtccaattacgcagtttcggcgcgtaatcataCAATAACCAGAGTTCTAGAATCTCAACAGAAATACTTATAACTCCCAAAAATCCAACTGATATCCCAAAGATTATACAACATATCCCCACTCCCTAAAATAAATACACATACCCTAATAGGAACTACATCACCTCTGTCTCAGAGCTCGCTCTGCCTGGCTGCgtgaatttcctgaaatgtttaaaaactttggggtgagacacctctcagtaagtgggaataaattattatcagtgtgtgataaATGAGTTTTAGTTTATCATAACACAcccatataaatattaatttaatagagAAATCATGAAAACTGTACTCATATTCATATAAATGTATATACATTTGCatcaatatatttttctcaaaaatatgatcATATTCAACAAATATTTCTATGTACAAATAACATATCTGTTAAAATATaatcatatgagtgtatcgcGTCTATAATGAGGAACTCATTCAAACCactatcatgtaataaccccatatGACCtagttgtgcggctcgaaggtgggacctaaccgtggttggcctaccaggttagatcaaaataccttgtctgtagtacgattggtccACCACAACCTCGTCCGGACCCAGGAGCAATCAACATCTCTCCGCAGGCTCAATCGACCTCTATTACCAACATGCTCCCCgagcagtgtggttgcactaactcaatcaCTAGCAACGTTATCATGCTCTCATATTATTAACCAACCGGGTTCTTATTTCCACCACTCAGTATACATAATAATATCTTTctaaaagctttcatttctcataaataAGCTCAAGCTCATCAGTATCCATGTGTAAATAACACAtctcgtctataactcatggttgttcatcatatttcatcatgtatGTGTATATCTCATCATGTTCGTGTATAtctcattttaacatatccatgaaATTCGCGCTATATATTACATTTCATCATATCTGATAAAACTAGTCTGTATATATCTCAACtcaatatatttgtattaaacataTCCGTATATAACTCATATTACTATATCAGTATAAAACATATTTGTACATATCTTATGTCAACATatctatttaaaacatatctgTTTTTATCTCAACATAAATCATGTctcatcatataatatattcacaTATTCATTTTATAGTAATCAAAATCCTTTTTCATGCCACATAGGTTTTCAGTATTAAACAATATAATAATTATCCAGCAAAACATAGGATAGTCCCAAAACTATTAATTCTTATACGCCTGATAAGTCAGAAtatcacatataatattttcatgtcatactttaatttaatcaattaatttccataaattcttgacataatttaattccccttacctaattccttgAGAAATGCCTGTAGGGATCCTAAAacagtaggggtgtacaaaatttatcgaaaaatcaaaaattgaaCCGAAACCGAACCGTTTGAAGCTTCGGTTCGGTATTTCGATTTCGATCTTCGGTTTcaattttgaatatattaaaattgatttttttagttTCGATTTCGATTCCACTTAAAAATCAAAccataaaaaattgaaaaccgatTATAATTTGGGAAGACCAAACTCCACTCTAGGTCCTGGTAGCTGCCGACTGTCGATTCGCCGACTGCTATGCCCTCACAAATCACAATCACAAGTCAGTGAAGTCACAAGACTCACAACACCTCCTACTCCCTCCGATGCTCACACTTACTGTGATACCCTATGAATGAAAgatttaaaaagattagatgttactacccatatcaacaaggtgcacctttcttttcgggagccttcccataagaacttcatagttaagtgtgcttgacttggagcaatcttgggatggttGACCACTTAGAAAGTTTTCTCATGAATtgtgtgagtgagaacaaaaacacactgaaaatgacatgtgttggtttgtggggccggtcattagtccaataaggccccttggttgtctggtctaggtggagagggagagacgcagtgctccctaacagacccaggttggggcgttacaaatggtatcagagccaacacccaaccagaagtgtgatgagattcacatcgtttgggtttggaaatgtgggttcgcaacgaggacgttgcgttctataagtgggggagaatg
This region of Malania oleifera isolate guangnan ecotype guangnan chromosome 10, ASM2987363v1, whole genome shotgun sequence genomic DNA includes:
- the LOC131165488 gene encoding protein VAPYRIN-like; translation: MDRLVELSEQEVLIDFALNRKCRATVRLTSLTSTTAVAFKVQTSSPHKFLVSPPFGVISPSSSSAFQVVLKPQSQLPSSFPRSPSDRFLIKTLPATESTRPESVNSLFSSAPPNSTRDLKLKVAFVGPVLLLRAVALGDYDAVAKLIKRQKSVVSGLPPAEAESLLRMAGESSNSEAVTDLLIESGLKIDDARVAKWESKGWTKLHVAAAFDRTEEIIREGLGTLDGKDKEGRTALHVAASRGNARCVELLIGAGADMDARSNDGRTALYIAAANGNRRTVEILVGMGADPTNPVDRGRSPLDIAREKGHKEVAEVLERGEEVLTAARRGEAEHLRRLLQSGATANHRDQYGLTPLHAAAIKGHRDAALVLIAQGIDVECEDSEGHRPLHLAVEGGSAATVEAIVCIGRANVNAKTKRGATPLYMATTMGYDDVVRFLLEKGAASSSSPPSLPSSSSSLT